A window from Pseudomonadota bacterium encodes these proteins:
- a CDS encoding plastocyanin/azurin family copper-binding protein — MKTKTTITASLFAALCMGAFGIFSTASADHHESSTGGTTHTVDAQGVKFNPMFLYVEPGDTVTWSNMIGHNVETIDIMVPEGQEKVLTEMGQLPAITFDQTGIVVYKCTPHWGARMGGIIVVGKPDDPSAIIDAYTAAIESDPSSKPAKGLLKKLRVDMESKGLL, encoded by the coding sequence GTGAAGACGAAAACAACCATAACGGCTTCCCTGTTCGCGGCCCTGTGCATGGGCGCATTCGGCATCTTCTCGACCGCCAGCGCAGACCATCACGAGAGCAGCACCGGCGGTACCACCCACACGGTCGATGCCCAGGGCGTGAAGTTCAACCCGATGTTCCTGTACGTGGAGCCCGGCGACACGGTGACCTGGTCCAATATGATCGGTCACAACGTGGAGACCATCGACATCATGGTCCCCGAAGGCCAGGAGAAGGTCCTGACGGAGATGGGCCAGCTGCCGGCGATCACCTTCGACCAGACTGGGATCGTCGTCTACAAGTGCACGCCGCACTGGGGCGCACGTATGGGTGGCATCATCGTGGTTGGTAAGCCCGACGACCCCAGCGCCATCATCGACGCCTACACGGCGGCGATCGAGTCCGATCCCAGCTCCAAGCCCGCCAAGGGTCTGCTGAAGAAGCTGCGCGTGGACATGGAGTCCAAGGGCCTGCTCTAG
- a CDS encoding nucleotidyltransferase family protein has product MNDYTAGVGPVLPPLAGVIKPVVLAAGVSRRLGRPKQLLRWGEKALIAHAVDAVLEAQRDLAPVSVVVTSRLRPAIAQALGGRPILLIDNPIAEREGMASSLRLAVAAARSARANALMLLLSDQPLVDARSLRRLLAAWADQRMQAVASTYDGVIAGVPAILPKTMFTELAALRGDVGARAVLRSAEYIAVDMPNAALDIDRPEDLATLRKRQEPPQ; this is encoded by the coding sequence ATGAACGATTACACCGCTGGGGTGGGACCAGTGTTACCGCCGCTGGCAGGTGTGATCAAACCCGTGGTGCTGGCGGCCGGCGTGTCGCGCAGGCTCGGAAGACCCAAGCAGCTCCTACGCTGGGGCGAGAAGGCGCTGATCGCCCACGCCGTGGATGCAGTGCTGGAAGCCCAACGGGACTTGGCCCCAGTTAGCGTCGTCGTCACCTCGAGGCTGCGCCCCGCCATAGCGCAGGCCTTGGGCGGTCGCCCGATCCTACTCATCGACAACCCCATCGCGGAGCGCGAAGGCATGGCGAGCTCCCTTAGGCTGGCCGTGGCGGCGGCTCGATCGGCGCGCGCAAACGCATTGATGCTGCTCTTGAGCGATCAACCGCTGGTCGATGCACGGAGCCTACGACGGTTACTCGCCGCCTGGGCCGATCAACGGATGCAAGCCGTCGCCAGCACCTACGATGGGGTGATCGCCGGCGTGCCCGCGATCTTGCCCAAGACCATGTTCACTGAGTTGGCCGCCTTGCGCGGTGATGTAGGCGCTCGCGCTGTGTTACGCAGCGCTGAGTACATCGCCGTGGATATGCCTAACGCCGCCCTGGACATCGACCGCCCGGAAGACCTCGCGACCTTGCGGAAGCGCCAGGAACCACCCCAGTAG
- a CDS encoding VWA domain-containing protein: protein MASPPYLELAQRLPEHIIAFARALRTCGVPVGPAQVLQALRCVQAVGVRERVDVYWSLRAALVSRPEEGLPFDRVFDMYFRDMRALEVGVSSQASAPASQRAQEAEDAPRRGLDGEEPAASVPAMSIGRGACDREVLSERDFARMSDAELVQARAAIASLLPALPRRPSRRQARSFRGSRVDLRATLRRARRYGGEPVELVPARTAYRDLPIVLLCDVSGSMAAYSRMFLHFAHALTSRRHQVSSFVFSTRLSNVTRELREHDPDRAIERVSGDVRDWSGGTRIAGCLGEFNQQWARRVLADRALLVLLSDGLERETSAQLGLEAARLGRKAHRWIWLNPLLRYGCFEPRAAGICALLPHVDELRPAHNLHFLESLATLLFA, encoded by the coding sequence ATGGCTTCGCCTCCCTATCTCGAATTGGCTCAGCGCTTGCCGGAGCACATCATCGCCTTCGCGCGCGCCTTGCGCACGTGCGGCGTGCCCGTAGGGCCCGCCCAGGTGCTGCAGGCGCTACGCTGCGTGCAAGCGGTGGGGGTGCGTGAGCGCGTGGATGTGTACTGGTCGCTGCGCGCCGCGCTCGTGAGCAGGCCGGAGGAGGGCCTGCCCTTCGATCGAGTCTTCGATATGTATTTCCGGGATATGCGCGCGCTCGAGGTGGGGGTGAGCTCCCAAGCGAGCGCCCCCGCGAGCCAGCGAGCGCAGGAAGCAGAAGACGCGCCGCGACGTGGCCTCGACGGTGAGGAACCCGCAGCCTCAGTGCCTGCCATGAGCATCGGGCGGGGTGCTTGCGATCGGGAGGTGCTGAGCGAGCGCGACTTTGCGCGCATGAGTGACGCTGAGCTCGTTCAGGCGCGGGCGGCGATAGCCTCCCTGCTGCCCGCTCTGCCAAGACGCCCCTCGCGTCGACAGGCGCGTTCGTTTCGGGGCTCGCGCGTCGACCTTAGGGCGACCCTACGCCGAGCACGGCGCTACGGCGGCGAGCCGGTCGAGCTCGTGCCAGCGCGGACGGCGTACCGCGACCTGCCGATCGTCCTACTGTGCGACGTCTCCGGCTCCATGGCTGCCTACTCACGTATGTTTCTCCACTTCGCCCATGCGCTCACCTCGCGGCGCCACCAGGTGTCCAGCTTCGTGTTCTCGACGCGACTTAGCAACGTGACGCGGGAACTTAGAGAACACGATCCCGATAGGGCCATCGAGCGGGTGAGTGGCGATGTGCGCGATTGGTCTGGCGGCACGCGCATCGCCGGGTGCTTAGGCGAGTTCAATCAGCAATGGGCCCGTCGCGTGCTGGCCGATCGTGCGCTGCTAGTGCTGCTGAGCGATGGTCTTGAGCGCGAGACAAGCGCCCAACTTGGCCTCGAGGCGGCCCGTCTCGGGCGTAAGGCCCATCGCTGGATCTGGCTCAACCCGTTGCTGCGTTACGGGTGCTTCGAGCCGAGGGCCGCTGGCATTTGTGCGCTGCTACCCCACGTCGATGAGCTGCGCCCGGCGCATAACCTGCATTTCCTCGAGTCGTTGGCGACCTTGCTTTTCGCGTAA
- a CDS encoding response regulator has protein sequence MSDSPSIEPHIALVEDDQEIRELLQAYLAQQGLRVSTCRHGADLEALLAETPIDLVVLDIMMPGEDGLSICRRLSAEGKVPVILLSGRGDDVDRIVGLEVGADDYLPKPCNPRELMARIRAVLRRHARPVPLVATPSDATSSTRQTRYRFADWSIDLDERTLIDPQGAVVVLSQGEFDLLSAFVRHPRRVLSRDQLLDWTRADHAAPVDRAIDVQLSRLRRKLGDKPRDPQLIKTVRGGGYLLAVDVHRA, from the coding sequence ATGAGTGACAGCCCGTCGATCGAGCCCCACATCGCCCTGGTGGAGGACGACCAGGAGATCCGCGAACTGCTGCAGGCCTATTTGGCCCAGCAGGGTCTGCGTGTTTCCACCTGTCGCCACGGCGCAGATCTCGAGGCCTTGCTGGCCGAGACGCCTATCGACTTGGTGGTGCTCGACATCATGATGCCCGGCGAGGATGGTCTGTCGATCTGTCGGCGCCTGAGCGCAGAGGGCAAGGTACCTGTGATCCTCCTGTCAGGTCGCGGCGATGACGTGGATCGCATCGTGGGCTTGGAGGTCGGTGCTGACGACTACCTGCCAAAGCCTTGCAATCCACGCGAGCTGATGGCTCGCATCCGCGCCGTGCTTCGGCGCCATGCGCGCCCAGTGCCGCTTGTCGCTACCCCGTCAGATGCGACGTCGTCGACACGCCAAACTCGCTACCGCTTTGCGGACTGGTCCATCGATCTCGACGAGCGTACGCTCATCGACCCCCAGGGCGCGGTGGTGGTGCTGTCCCAAGGAGAGTTCGATTTACTTAGTGCATTCGTTCGCCATCCTCGCCGCGTGCTCTCCCGTGATCAGCTTCTCGATTGGACAAGGGCTGATCATGCGGCGCCGGTCGATCGGGCGATCGACGTGCAACTCTCCCGCCTACGACGAAAGCTGGGAGACAAGCCCCGCGATCCTCAGTTGATAAAGACCGTGCGGGGCGGCGGCTACTTGCTCGCCGTCGACGTGCACCGCGCGTAG
- a CDS encoding ATP-binding protein, translating into MRVLILALALLTALQIALVGGSAWLRVRDFGMPLRPTLVAQTVATVELLEATPVADHARVLRAVNSPLVRYRLLSVFPAQDPHPDSDLASAHLAQVYERALAPRAFYAYEREPPPGAVRRPRPPPRAGADGHPAPRKSGPAHRRDGHGVFRSGGFALIVELDGGGGLVMEASPLHRRQLALSLMLVVSSAVGLALLAGLIWASLATSRPLARMAQGIIAFADDLHGEPLEERGPGPVRRVAAAFNRLQGDLRRLVEQRTMTLAAIAHDYRTYLMRLRLRAEYIADEAQREKAIADLDEMSALLDDTLAYARSASATAVEAKHEPRTLDLVPLLRDLLEPHESAGASVSLRVDNPPGEGVRIALASAPLRRALGNLVENAVRYGRGAHIVVASEEVEAQRVLTVTVRDEGQGVPAQALAKLTEPFYRVEDSRSRETGGAGLGLAITEALIESLGGSISLRNAPGAGLVARVLLPNVCDR; encoded by the coding sequence ATGCGCGTGCTGATACTGGCGCTTGCGCTGCTCACGGCGCTACAGATCGCTCTGGTCGGGGGCAGTGCCTGGTTGCGCGTGCGGGACTTTGGCATGCCCCTTCGCCCTACGCTGGTTGCGCAAACGGTGGCTACCGTCGAGCTGCTTGAGGCAACGCCCGTCGCCGACCATGCGCGCGTACTGCGGGCCGTGAATTCTCCCCTCGTGCGCTATCGCCTGCTGTCGGTCTTTCCGGCGCAGGACCCCCATCCCGACTCGGACTTGGCGAGCGCTCATTTGGCGCAAGTGTACGAGCGGGCCCTCGCCCCGCGGGCCTTCTACGCCTACGAACGCGAGCCGCCGCCGGGCGCGGTGCGTCGACCCCGGCCGCCGCCCCGAGCCGGTGCGGATGGTCATCCTGCGCCGCGCAAGAGCGGTCCTGCGCATCGCCGTGATGGTCATGGTGTGTTTCGTTCAGGTGGCTTTGCGTTGATCGTAGAGCTCGACGGCGGCGGCGGATTGGTGATGGAGGCAAGCCCCCTGCACCGACGGCAGCTTGCGCTGTCATTGATGCTCGTGGTCAGCTCCGCGGTCGGGCTGGCTCTATTGGCGGGCCTGATATGGGCGTCCCTGGCCACCTCGCGACCCCTGGCACGCATGGCGCAAGGGATCATCGCCTTTGCTGACGACCTCCATGGGGAACCGCTGGAGGAGCGGGGCCCCGGGCCGGTGCGCCGCGTCGCCGCCGCTTTCAACCGACTCCAGGGTGATCTTCGCCGGCTAGTGGAGCAGCGGACGATGACCCTGGCGGCGATAGCGCACGACTACCGCACCTACCTCATGCGCTTGCGCTTACGCGCGGAGTACATCGCAGATGAGGCGCAGCGCGAGAAGGCGATCGCCGATCTCGATGAGATGAGTGCCTTGCTGGACGATACGCTGGCGTACGCACGTTCTGCCTCGGCCACCGCTGTCGAGGCAAAGCATGAGCCGCGTACTCTCGACCTCGTCCCCTTGCTGCGCGACCTGCTCGAGCCTCACGAGTCGGCCGGTGCATCCGTCTCCCTGCGTGTCGACAACCCGCCGGGCGAGGGCGTTCGGATCGCCCTGGCCAGCGCGCCCTTGCGCCGCGCCCTCGGCAACCTTGTGGAGAACGCGGTGCGCTACGGTCGCGGTGCCCACATCGTCGTTGCGTCGGAGGAGGTCGAGGCGCAGCGTGTGTTGACGGTGACCGTGCGCGATGAAGGCCAAGGTGTGCCGGCGCAGGCATTGGCGAAGTTGACCGAGCCCTTTTACCGCGTCGAGGACTCTCGCTCGCGCGAAACCGGCGGCGCGGGCCTTGGTCTGGCGATCACCGAGGCTCTTATCGAGTCACTGGGCGGGAGCATTAGCCTTAGAAACGCGCCCGGTGCAGGGTTGGTCGCCCGTGTGTTGCTTCCCAACGTGTGCGATCGGTAG
- a CDS encoding EF-hand domain-containing protein, with the protein MMIHLPKTLSTPLLLGVTLVCASAVTLADPGAGRGQRPDMSERLAEVDTNDDGLISREEFVAARTDHFAMLDRDGDGYFSELDIPERLRGRDQAQHRHERMLAQFDQDGDRLVSQLEFESGPTPHFDRADGNGDGQIDATEVHQLHPSGHPGARHKRGSQDNQF; encoded by the coding sequence ATGATGATACACCTTCCGAAAACCCTCTCCACGCCACTGCTGCTCGGTGTCACGCTGGTGTGTGCTAGCGCTGTCACCCTGGCCGATCCCGGCGCCGGGCGAGGTCAACGCCCAGACATGTCCGAGCGCTTGGCTGAAGTCGATACCAACGATGACGGGCTGATCAGCCGCGAGGAGTTCGTGGCCGCCCGAACCGACCACTTCGCCATGCTTGATCGCGACGGCGACGGCTACTTCAGCGAACTCGACATACCCGAGCGCCTACGAGGGCGCGACCAGGCTCAGCACAGACACGAGCGGATGCTGGCGCAGTTCGATCAGGACGGCGACCGCCTCGTAAGTCAGCTGGAATTCGAGAGCGGCCCCACGCCGCACTTCGACCGGGCAGATGGCAACGGCGACGGGCAGATCGATGCCACCGAGGTGCACCAGCTACACCCCAGCGGCCACCCGGGTGCACGCCACAAGCGCGGATCGCAGGACAACCAGTTCTGA